From the genome of Astatotilapia calliptera chromosome 3, fAstCal1.2, whole genome shotgun sequence:
cacagagtctcctgcttacaaccttctcttcatgattcaacaattaagcatgtcaagaaaacagtgtaacacattcccagcagatcaaggatacagagtgatgcacatttatctaatgaactaatatgtgaatatgttctgttaactcaaaagtataatgagaactaaactaatacagatcacacactctattttaaagggtataatatgatctacagcagtattctaattcaactactttgattacatatataaggtaacatataataacagaataatatcacaataataGGGATGAAAATTTGTCCCATTCACTTGGACACCAGGATCATTTTCTACTTGGGATTCCTTCTGTGTCAAAATAATGCTCTAATAGACTCAGAGTTTAACACTCTTAAATTCAGAAAGCTGTAAACTGGAACAAGATGATTGGTATGTTAAAACATCTTAAACAAGTGGTCAGGTAATATGATCTCTTAGGAATAATTTTACATAAAGTTCCCAAACAACTAGCATGATGTAAAAAATCACACGGCCTTCGTGGCCTTTTCTAGAAAGGGCATAGTCACTTTCCAAGATGCAATGGTCTCTCTTGTCACTTGGAGGAGTTTGACAGCTGGCAGTCAAACTTGATTACCAGCTGAAATTCCTTGTGGGGATCACAATGTTATCCTTGAACCCAAACATGGCCAGTCACTGACAGAATAGTTAGGTGGAGCTGACTATCCCATAAAAAAAGCAGGCAGAGGCTTCtcatgagagaaagagggaaaggtATGCAGAACTGTCAGCCACATGTACACAGGCAGGCTGGAGAGCTCACACCGGCCCAGTGGAAGTCAGGTGCTGATATTTCAGTTAAAAAACATTTGGTGTTGCAGGTAACATCTTGTAACTCCGTTATTCCCATCGCTGGTAGGGAGAAATTTCTACTGCTGCTCCACCACACGAAGATGTTCTGGGATTAACAGAGTGAGTCATCAGGGAAGGATGTGTCCCAGCCCAACGACACTGTTAGAGGTGAGAATTGGGAGAAATGCCCAGGAGTTAACATTTGTTCTGCTGGTTTTCCTTCAATTTGTTTCATCTGAAATAATTATGTTTATCTAAAAGTCAATGCTAAGACATTTGAGCTTTTAGTGCTGTAAAGATGTAAATTTTCATAAGGTCATTCGAAAACTAAAATTGTCAAGGTTTCACAGTGTGAAACTAAGAAGATGGACCACACTGCCATGTGAATCAGAGAGATTTATTTCATTGTGTAAAGGTAATTTGGTGACACCACAGAATAAatggtttttatcttttttatatGTATTCTTTATTGACTCGCAGTTTGCACCGAAACTTTGTGAatcaggtttttgtttgtttttttactttgttctgGCAAATGCTTAATAGTAAAGGGGAAGCTTGTAAGAAACTGTGTAAAAGGCATGCTATAGCtaactttccttttcttttgcctttcaGAATAATACTCATTTCCTTTAAACCACTCCCTTCCTCTCAACATAAAAGGTTTCAGttgactgaaaaataaaactttttgtttAGTTGGCAGGCACTTCAGTGTAATCTGTTGTCACACATGGCTTTTCTCAGGGTCCTCCTGGGTTTCTTCCTAATTGCTGAATCAACAGGTGAGTGAAACAaaatttgttaatatttttattctgtACAACTAAAGGCTGACaagaaaaaacttttatttatatgaatgagagggagactgGTGTAACAGGGAAGCTGCATGAAACAGAGGTAAAAAGTAACCAAAAGTTTAAAGACTGGAACAAAGTAATGGACGGTGAAAAAGAGcaatgaagaagagagtgcaggcaggatTTCAGGGGTGACTTGTGAAAGAACGGTAGCAGCAGGAGTGAGATGATAGTTctatgttgggggaaaactctgtaaaagacccaggagaaataaagacacaatgagagaAAGTTACTTTTTATGCTTTAACGTGTACACGGGTAAGCTGTtaagaacaactcacaccatgAACAAAGGCTTGGCACTTTTTATAggagagacagtgagaacaggataagaaaataataaacagataaaataaacaactccatatgtggcgctagtctcgtcagcagagagctgacgAGTACCGTAGCCTGGATGTGTTGCCAGGTCCAACAGGCACCAACTGCGATCTTCAGGTATGCTGTACGGCCATAGGCCAGACGTCTGTGAGGATAGGGGCATATGGGTACATGCATAGCAGTCAGTTTTGTTATTCAAGTGAGCGATAGTGTTCATAAACTGCCACCAGAAATTAGTGACGTAGCCATGGGGAAACTTGGTGTGCTTTCCTTTGTCATacagtgtctgccttttcttCATATAGCGTGACTTATTGTCCCTCACGGAAGCAAAGATGAGGAGCCCGGCCAGGGTCAAGCCCGCTGCAGTGATAAGCAGCCAACACCTCATGACAGCAGAACACACCCTCCTGTTGAGAGTAGACCCCTCGGCCAGAAAGGCTGATCCCTCCACCGAGCGAGATCACGACAATTGGGCGAGCCTGTGCCGGCTGAGTTTAGATGGCTTAACCTGATATGGTCCCTCCCACCTGGGTGCgctccagtttttcctttggagcACCTTGATCAGAACCCAGTCACCAGGCTGTAATCTGCAAGTCACTTGATAGACATCATTACATTCTTCGTTATTTACAATCACCTCTTTATTTTCCTACAACTTAGACATTTTGCTACTGAAATTGTATCTGCCTTTTTCACTGGGTAGATTTCTGGCCACTTTGAGAATACATCTATAACCACTAGGGCGTATTTTTACCCTTGGCATTCATTTAGCTCAATAAAGTCCATATGGATTGTGTGAAAAAGATAAGGTGGTGTGGGAAAACAGCCTCTTTGTGGTCTCAGGTTTCCCtgagcattatatttttgacaCGTCATGCACTAGTGCTTTTAGCTGTGGCAAAGCGAGAGTCCAGTAATAATGTGGAACACCGTAGCCTGGAGAGAGACACACGCGGCTACTGTTTTCTGTGTTAGTGCTATCTGGCTCTGGTGGGGTGTCATTTAGCATGCACTCAGCAGTCATGCCATTCTTTTCTGGTATTACACCTATCTTAAGTTTTGTCAGAGCGTCTCTACCTAGCAAATTTACTGGACACGACGGGTCATATATGCATTTAATAAAGCACCTGCGGCCACTTGCTGTATATACTAGGTCTAAAGGGGCAGTTAATTGTTGTACAGTTGTGTGGCCTGAAGCTGACTTTACAACTAATTTGTCCTTTGAAAACTGTAAGTTCTTAAGTGGCTGCCTCAAAACTGTTTTGCATTATTTCTCTGTGGCCTACTCCTACAATCTCGTGTGAAGTGACCTTCCTCTCCACGGTTCTAGCAGGCGTTGTCTCTAttttatctgctgtttctgcgtGGCTGTCTACAGCCTTGGTGTCTGTGACGTTGCTTGCCTCTCTGTTCTGAAAATGAGTCTCTTAGTCTATTGTCAACACGTCagccttatttttaagttacagaatgcttcttctcctttttttttttgtttttttttatttatttatttattttctcttggtttgggagaatagatgcaacactacattttcacttaaggcATTTTTAGATAATTTCTAGTTTTTCAAACAATTCATGCatctcacacatttcaaactttgaagttagggttgtttcccatttatacatatatataccgtatatatatttaactttgcattgctcacagctcatagctcacagctctaaacctaggcatttttcaatcatatgcctaatcactatgtgtcactGTGACTCTCAATTTACAGACACTGTTTTGTCCGgcgtctggacttttcttttctcaccactgctcgtcagcaggagtgagttttaatttcacttgcttgattacccatcttatttatgtatttacttattttttgtttaagtaatatATACACGATACAGCTGCTATCACCTTCGCTGGTATTAGAGACGAGAGTGGTTGCTCACACGCTCGACTTTCGGACTAGTTCCGAAAGCGGTGTGAACTTTACGAGACGGAACTCGACCGTTCTCTCAACTCACCAGCACGTCAGTGaacagcagtaaaagaaaaacacagtaggagcagctcagtctcttaTTGGACCGTGAAAATTCAGCTTGCTCCGTTAATTAAAacgatacacacacacattcacattcacagcttTGACGCGCGCGCGACCGGAACCCTTATCATAAGGGGAGCTCCCAGAGCTACTTACtccctagacccagtctagacccagctgggggagctacccagagctccaaagctaccagtcgacgagcttccaaagctaccagtcgacgagctacgctaccagtcgacgagcttCCAAAGCTACCTGTCGACGAGCTACTTccgctattttaaattccctgaatttaaaatgcgcttttacgcaagattgtgtcagtgtgtctgtatctacctGGTCAGTGTCGCCGGGTCTGGTCCACCTCGATCGGGCCCCACCACCGTGGGTCGCTTTCTAAGACATTGGCCAAGACCCGAATTTAACGCTCTTGGACTTTTATCACACACCTGGTGTGTGAGCTGTCGACAGGCGAACAACGTGGACTGGTCACGGAGATGGGACACGATGGAGGCGCTCCGGCTCTCGAAGGACCAagaaatgttgggggaaaactctgtaaaagacccaggagaaataaagacacaatgagacaagatCACTTTTTATGCTTTAACGTGCACACGGGTAAGCTGTtaagaacaactcacaccatgAACAGAGGCTTGGCACTTTTTATAggagagacagtgagaacaggataagaaaataataaacagataaaataaacaactccatatgtggcgctagtctcgtcagcagagagctgggagaaagctgtgagagataaaacaatctaaaacaatatgtcccaaaacagtatgtcttcgctgggaaagtctaaaaggataattctaaactaatctaaccatagacaaagggcatctttgtacatttaaaagaaggtaaagaaacatagaatcatttttcctgtaacattctACAAGATGGTTGTGAGACCTGCTTTGATGAACGGCTTAGAGCTGGTTCCACGAAAaggcaggaggctgaactgaAGATGCTATGGTTTGATTTGGAGTGAACAGGATTGACATAATTAGAATGAATATATCAgaggtttggagacaaagtcagAGAGGCAAGTTTGAAATGCAATGGCATAGTCCTCTTAGGAGTTGAGATGACAGACACCCCAAGCCCACTGTGCAATGCCCccaaactgcaaaaaaacaacaacaaacaaaaaaaaacaacaacacaggagCGAtaattagcatgttaaatgttaagctTTCTGAAATTCATTCATGCGATTTCATGAACTGGAGACAAATGTGAGATTTGATCATTTCAGTTATCACTTACATTGTATAAACAGCAGCTACACGTATTAAAGTAACAGTAGAGCAAGATAAACTTCATACTTACCGATTGTTCTCTTTCCTTCAGCTCTGCAGCAGGATGTGCAGGTGAAGTTTGGAGCAGACGTCACTCTTCAGTGTCAGATTTCCACAGATGAAATAATCTCAGTGCTgaagtggagcagagctgacctgaACACAGACGGCTACGTCTACTTCTACAGGAACAAACGATTCTATGAAAACTACCAACATCCATCTTTTCATGGCCGAGTGAAGCTGAGGGACCCggagatgaaggatggagacgtttCTGTGATCCTGAAGAAGGTCACGTTTAATGATGCTGGGATGTATGAGTGTCACGTAGCTGTGAGGAACCCTGTGAGAAATAAAAGAGCTCACACTGAGATCAGTCACTTCATCAACCTCACAGTCACAGGTGAGTCTCTTCCCCAGCCCGGAAATTGCAGCACTTGCTCACTTTAAGAAG
Proteins encoded in this window:
- the LOC113014622 gene encoding uncharacterized protein LOC113014622, which codes for MAFLRVLLGFFLIAESTALQQDVQVKFGADVTLQCQISTDEIISVLKWSRADLNTDGYVYFYRNKRFYENYQHPSFHGRVKLRDPEMKDGDVSVILKKVTFNDAGMYECHVAVRNPVRNKRAHTEISHFINLTVTGETLNSMFEQPITEGEHGGGNMHFVQEKETPTVLMVVPAVVVAVVLVVTIGGSVLLFLGSHISAYLTWTHNSNTLLKKARQRLHFLLVLRKNNLDRSCCWPVPAPE